From Mesotoga infera:
TCGATCACACGGTTGTCGGTTACGAGACGTGTTTCAGTTCCTTCGATTTCGCTTACCATAACGCTTTTCAAAGAATACAGGCCCAGATCCTTCAGCTTCTGAATAAGGTCGTCCAAAGTCATTTCCGTTCTATCTGAATAACGCTTCTCCTCGCTTGTGACCAACATTTCTTCAACTCCTTGGAGGTCTCTGAAATCTAGTTTCAGTAATATTATAGAAAGCAATATTCGAAAGAATTCGGCAAAAGTGTGGGATATAATGGGATTTGTGGATCCGAGTTTTGCCGGCCAGGCAGTTGCATTGTTTAGGCTTTGCCGTTGCTCTGACTCTCTTGAGGAGGTGTTTTGTGAAAACAATCCTTATCGCCGTTTTGGCTCTCCTTGCTTCAATTTTGCTTGCAGAACCTCTTGGGATAGCGTTTGTCTATGTCGGTTCAGTAGACGATGGAGGCTGGACACAGAAACATGATGAGGGTCGCCAGTATATTGAGAAGGTATTTGGCAATCGGATAGAGACTTCATGCATTGAGAACGTTACCGAAGGCGAACAGGATCTTGAAGTGCTAAGGGGTTTCGCCGAGCGAGAAGTAAGGCTTGTTTTCAGCACGAGCTTCGGTTTTATGGATGATGTTGTAGAAGTTGCGAAGGACTTCCCCGGCACGATTTTCATGCACTGTTCTGGTTACAAGACGGCAGAGAACCTGGGGACTTATTTCGGGAGAATATACGAACCGGCCTACCTTACAGGGCTGATCGCCGGGAAGATGACAAAGAGCGACTTGATAGGATATGTTGCCACTTTCAAGATTCCCGAAGTAATCAGGGGTATAAATGCGTTCGCAATAGGAGTTTCGAAGACGAATCCAGATGCAAAAATTCACGTTATCTGGACCGAGACCTGGTTCGATCCCTCTTCAGAAGAGGAGGCGGCAGACGCCCTCCTGGATCTTGGAGCCGATGTCATCGCCCAGAGCCAGGATTCGCCGGCTGCAGTCCAGGCGGCCGGACAGCGCGGTGTCTACGCTATTGGTTACAACACCGATATGAGCGCCTTCAGTCCAGACACTTTTCTTACTTCTCCCGTATGGGATTGGGGCATCTTCTACGAAAGAATGATAAATGAAGTAATCGATGACAAATGGATCAGCAGTCAGTACTGGGGTGGAATAGGTGACGGGGTTGTCGACATAGTAATGAGCGAGCTAGTCCCGGATGATCTGATGAACCTGGTGAAAAACGAAAGAAAGAGGATAATCGAGAGTGATTATTACCCGTTTGAGGGTCCTTTGATTGATCAGGAAGGAAACACGAGATATTCAAAGGGCGAAACTCCCACAGATGAAGAACTGCTTGCAATGGATTGGTTTGTCGACAATGTCGTTGGCAGCCCAAAGTGACTCTTATCTATTAGTCTGATGGAGCATTCCGACTAAGCTGGTAAGAAATGAGAGCATTTATCCGTTAACGGTCCGCCGTCTAAATATCCGCTGGTAACTCTTGCCAGGAGACGATGATCGCTTTGAAGAGTAAGAACAAGAAGAACATGATGCCGTGCAATGGCCCTTAACAGAAGCGCCAAACAGAGACATTTTACGCAGCCTTGCGGGATGATGAAGTAAGGAGTTTGCACGAGTGACTTGGGATGACAGTCTTCTGTCGCATCGCGTCATTCTGAGATGATCCTACTCAGAATCTAAACGCGAAAAGCGTCCTCAGGAGTATCTAAGAGCCAGTCTGCTAACGCAGGTCAGTTGCACTGCGCGCGGCCAGCTCCGCTGCGTGAGGGAGAACAGTTGCAAGGATACGAATCGCTGTGCGCTTAGAAGCGGATAACCCTTCTGATCGCTGTGAAATACGGTTGACCGTTCAAGATCAGGGCCCCGTTCACCGATAAGATCAGTCAAGAATGAGCATGGTCGAGACCTTCGCTGCGCTCACCAGAAGGCGAGAGATTTACTGCGACAAGGATCGTGATTCTGACCAAGAGCTAGAATGACGGGCTAGATGCTTTCGGAAGAGGAGAGCCTGCGCTGGAATCCACTCACTTAGCCTGCCCTGAGGCCTGCCCCAATGAGCCTGCCCTGAAAATCTCCTGTTCAGGGCTCCTGTTTGGGGGGCCTGTACGGGATCTCGCTCCAGAAACGCTGCATGCTTAAGAACAAGAATCCGCTGATACCCGGTTATTCGTTGTTCGTTCCTGGTTCTTGGCAAGAGCAAGGAATGTGGTTTCTTTTCTAACCATTGTGTTTCTGACGAGAAAAGCTGGTTTGTGAACCTCCAAGGTACAGCGTCCGGCGAAAAGCGGTTTTATCATGCCTCCTCCTGGCGCGTAAGCGTCAGCATCACTTCCCCGGACGATTCAGCGGGCATCACTTCCGAGGGTCCCGTCCGCGACGCGATTTTGGAGGACGGTGGACTGTTGACGGTTGACCTGAGAAGGCCTCCTGCCGAAGGCAGCCTTGCGTCCCCGGATGCTCCTCCGGGCATTGCGACCTGGCGTGGTCTTCGCCAGCCTTGCGTCCGTCGATGGGTTTCGGCGCCTTGCGTCTTATTCCGCCCTTTCCAACCCCCGGCCACGGTCTTCATCACATCAAAGTCCGGATAGAAGGAAGAGCCTATTTATGCTTTCTCAATGGTATTCTTATT
This genomic window contains:
- a CDS encoding BMP family ABC transporter substrate-binding protein; translation: MKTILIAVLALLASILLAEPLGIAFVYVGSVDDGGWTQKHDEGRQYIEKVFGNRIETSCIENVTEGEQDLEVLRGFAEREVRLVFSTSFGFMDDVVEVAKDFPGTIFMHCSGYKTAENLGTYFGRIYEPAYLTGLIAGKMTKSDLIGYVATFKIPEVIRGINAFAIGVSKTNPDAKIHVIWTETWFDPSSEEEAADALLDLGADVIAQSQDSPAAVQAAGQRGVYAIGYNTDMSAFSPDTFLTSPVWDWGIFYERMINEVIDDKWISSQYWGGIGDGVVDIVMSELVPDDLMNLVKNERKRIIESDYYPFEGPLIDQEGNTRYSKGETPTDEELLAMDWFVDNVVGSPK